The following nucleotide sequence is from Alkalihalobacillus sp. LMS39.
TATCGTTCTAACTGGGTTACTTTTTATTAAAGTGGATTACCCGATTACAGTAGCTATCGTTATTGCGATCGTTGACTTAATCCCATACCTAGGAACAGGGCTTATTTTTATCCCATGGATTATTTACTCGTTTGTTTCTGGGGACTTATCATTAACCATTGGATTATCGATACTTTATGGAATTGTTGTCGTCCAACGTCAAATTATGGAACCTAAAGTCCTCTCGCAAAGCATTGGACTTGATCCACTCGCTACCCTCATTTCCTTATTTGTCGGCTTCCAGCTTTTCGGTTTGCTCGGTTTAATGATTGGCCCGGCACTACTTATCTTGCTCAAAACACTATATCATGCTCATGTTTTTCATGACTTACGAGATTTTGTTGTTGGAAAAAAATAAAACAACCCCCTTTTTCCTGAAAAGGGGGTTGTTTCTCATTTCTTTACGGACATTGGTTCAATGGCGTTGTAGCACTTTTTGTCTGTACAAATAACATGTTCGTTAGTCTTATTTTCTTGATATAATGACAAAGCTCCCATTTTGAATGAGCTTTTGAAATGCTTTGACCATCAACGCTTTGACTGTGCCGCGCGTTTTAGGAATAAGCAAATAGAATCCGATAAAATCCGTTATAAAACCCGGCGTTAATAAAAGAACACCACCAACTAAAATACATAATCCATCTAAAATAATCCCACTTGGTACTTCTCGGTTTTGCATTTGTAGTTGAGCAACACGTAATGTATGCAAGCCTTCTTTTTTTGCTAACCATGCTCCAATAACACCCGTCAAAATAACTAATCCTACGGTCACCCAAAACCCAAGATAGTTGCCTGAAAGAATGAGCACAGCAATTTCAGCAGCCGGTATGATAATTAATAAGAGAACTAGTATTCGATACATAACACATTCTCCTTAGTAAAAAAAGAAGGGAAGCTCCCTTCTTTTATTTTTTATTCTGTTATTTATTATAATACACGAGCTTGACCTCTGTAAATATCGCCACGTGTGCTATCAACAGTGATCTCTTCGCCATCTTTAAATAATGACGTTGCATTTTCAACACCAACAATGACTGGAATTCCAAGGTTCAGACCAACAACTGCAGCATGAGACGTTAACCCGCCTTCTTCTGTAATGACAGCTGCTGCTTTTTCAAAGGCTGGAATCATATCTTTATCCGTTCCATTGGTCACAAGGATAGCTCCTTCTACCATGTTGTTAAGAGCATCTTGGTAGTTTGTCGCCACTACCACTTTACCTGTAGCTGCTCTAAGACCGACACCTTGGCCTTTTGCAACCACTTCACCGATAACGTGTACTTTTAATAAGTTCGTTGTTCCTGATTCACCAACAGGTACCCCTGCTGTAATAACAACAAGATCACCATGATTCACTTTACCTGAAGCTAATGATGCTTTCACTGCGATATCTAACATTTCATCCGTCGTTTCAGCCTCATGGCCTAATTGTGGATAAACACCCCAAACAAGCGATAATCTTCTCATAACATCTTCATTACTAGTTACGGCAATGATTGGTGCTTTTGGACGATATTTAGCTGTTGCACGTGCTGTAAATCCACTTTCTGTTGCCGTTAAGATAGCAGAAGCTTCTAAATTAAAGGCTGTATGTGCTACAGATTGGCTAATTGCACTTGTAATCGTAGGTTTGCTCATTTTCACTTGCTTTGAAAGCAATTCTTGATAATTTAATGCTTCTTCTGTACGACTTGCAATATTATGCATTGTTTGAACAGACTCTACCGGATAATCCCCTGCTGCTGTTTCACCAGATAACATGATCGCATCTGTCCCATCAAAAATCGCATTTGCAACATCACTTGCTTCAGCACGAGTTGGTCTAGGATTACGTTGCATCGAATCAAGCATTTGCGTAGCTGTAATGACTGGTTTTGCTGCAGCATTACATTTTTTAATTAAATCTTTTTGAACGAGTGGTACTTCTTCAGCAGGAATTTCTACACCTAAGTCACCACGCGCCACCATTAATCCATCAGAAACTTCAAGAATTTCATCGATGTTATCGACACCTTCTTGATTTTCAATTTTAGGAATAATATCAATGTTTGTCGCATTGTGACGCTCTAAAAGTTCACGAATTTCAAGAACATCTGTTGCACGTCTAACAAATGATGCCGCAATAAAATCAACGCCTTGCTCAATGCCGAATCGGATATCAGCAGCATCTTTCTCTGTAATACCTGGGAGGTTTACACTCACGTTAGGAACGTTAACCCCTTTTTTATTTTTTAGAGTTCCGCTATTTAATACTTTTGTTTTAATTTCTGTTTGGCCAACTTCTGTTACTTCAAGA
It contains:
- a CDS encoding FxsA family protein, which translates into the protein MYRILVLLLIIIPAAEIAVLILSGNYLGFWVTVGLVILTGVIGAWLAKKEGLHTLRVAQLQMQNREVPSGIILDGLCILVGGVLLLTPGFITDFIGFYLLIPKTRGTVKALMVKAFQKLIQNGSFVIISRK
- the pyk gene encoding pyruvate kinase → MRKTKIVCTIGPASEKLETLVQLIEAGMNVARLNFSHGDFEEHGARIKNIREASKRTGKTVAILLDTKGPEIRTQTLEGGVAELVQGQELVVSMTEVVGNKDKISITYPGLVQDVKPGSKILLDDGLIGLEVTEVGQTEIKTKVLNSGTLKNKKGVNVPNVSVNLPGITEKDAADIRFGIEQGVDFIAASFVRRATDVLEIRELLERHNATNIDIIPKIENQEGVDNIDEILEVSDGLMVARGDLGVEIPAEEVPLVQKDLIKKCNAAAKPVITATQMLDSMQRNPRPTRAEASDVANAIFDGTDAIMLSGETAAGDYPVESVQTMHNIASRTEEALNYQELLSKQVKMSKPTITSAISQSVAHTAFNLEASAILTATESGFTARATAKYRPKAPIIAVTSNEDVMRRLSLVWGVYPQLGHEAETTDEMLDIAVKASLASGKVNHGDLVVITAGVPVGESGTTNLLKVHVIGEVVAKGQGVGLRAATGKVVVATNYQDALNNMVEGAILVTNGTDKDMIPAFEKAAAVITEEGGLTSHAAVVGLNLGIPVIVGVENATSLFKDGEEITVDSTRGDIYRGQARVL